One Arthrobacter sp. StoSoilB20 DNA segment encodes these proteins:
- a CDS encoding PucR family transcriptional regulator ligand-binding domain-containing protein, which yields MSILLGAALEYESLKAADPRLLNQVPEAMNRAVRWVHSSEVLDIAPLLSGGELLLSGGQAIAGVAPERQADYVRELAARGIAALALETGPALPEIPVTMLEIAEAASLPVIELRQVVPFVGVMQEINSLLVSESVEHLQRGDQASHAMAAELAHGGGLDQLLAVLSEKTGAGVRLVSPSGLTLGAAGGAFPAGTSPLDGRGASALNGQGTVATVDVPVRGVLAARLELHIYDGVDGGLARVAGERSVDILGLALLQRMPPGLKELAGIELMRAINSGSQRWQLQQLGPASGFPVNGAVAAVVIRSTGAGHLRPAVDALLRTCVTHSASYANNAELMALAALSDGAATRRFLVDALRELEVPAGSVVAVGPLGSGIDDAPWSLAEARRALDLHPIAGEVVDAETLAVELLAEESLDPATREGFVQRQLGAVVEHDRLKKSELMLTLAVWLDTGCNTAQAARELHLERQSLHHRLQRIFELCGGDPRGTGRLAALHLATRLARL from the coding sequence ATGTCAATCCTGCTGGGTGCCGCTTTGGAGTACGAAAGCCTGAAAGCCGCTGATCCACGGCTGCTCAATCAGGTTCCGGAAGCCATGAACCGCGCGGTCCGCTGGGTCCACTCCAGCGAGGTCCTGGACATCGCCCCGCTCCTCAGTGGCGGTGAGTTGTTGTTGAGCGGTGGGCAGGCGATCGCAGGCGTAGCCCCTGAACGGCAGGCAGACTATGTCCGTGAACTGGCGGCCCGGGGGATTGCGGCGCTTGCGTTGGAAACCGGTCCTGCACTTCCGGAAATACCCGTCACCATGCTGGAGATAGCCGAGGCCGCCAGCCTGCCGGTCATCGAGTTGCGTCAGGTTGTCCCTTTTGTGGGGGTGATGCAGGAGATCAACTCGCTCCTGGTCAGTGAATCCGTGGAGCACCTGCAGCGCGGTGACCAAGCCAGCCATGCCATGGCCGCTGAACTTGCCCATGGTGGCGGGCTCGACCAACTCCTGGCTGTCCTGTCCGAAAAGACGGGCGCCGGCGTGCGCCTGGTCTCCCCGTCGGGGCTTACGCTGGGCGCTGCCGGCGGCGCGTTTCCGGCCGGCACCTCTCCCCTTGACGGCCGGGGCGCCTCTGCCCTCAACGGCCAGGGCACTGTCGCCACGGTGGACGTGCCGGTCCGCGGCGTTCTGGCGGCGCGTCTGGAACTGCACATATACGACGGCGTTGATGGTGGCCTCGCGCGGGTGGCCGGCGAGCGATCCGTGGACATCCTCGGCTTGGCGTTGTTGCAACGGATGCCGCCAGGGCTGAAGGAGTTGGCGGGCATTGAGCTCATGCGTGCCATCAATTCGGGGAGCCAGCGCTGGCAGCTGCAGCAACTCGGGCCGGCGTCGGGATTTCCTGTTAACGGCGCAGTGGCCGCAGTGGTGATCCGCTCAACGGGTGCGGGGCATTTGCGCCCGGCAGTGGATGCGCTGCTCCGCACCTGCGTGACGCACAGTGCGAGCTATGCCAACAATGCTGAGCTGATGGCCCTGGCCGCTTTAAGCGATGGAGCAGCCACGCGCCGTTTCCTTGTGGACGCACTGCGTGAGCTGGAAGTACCGGCCGGTTCGGTGGTGGCCGTGGGGCCGTTGGGTTCCGGAATCGATGATGCGCCGTGGTCCCTGGCCGAAGCGCGGCGGGCCCTGGACCTGCACCCCATAGCGGGGGAGGTGGTGGATGCTGAGACGTTGGCTGTTGAGCTCCTTGCGGAGGAATCGCTGGACCCGGCCACGCGGGAAGGGTTCGTGCAGCGGCAGCTGGGTGCCGTCGTCGAGCATGACCGCCTGAAGAAGTCCGAACTGATGCTGACGCTGGCCGTTTGGTTGGATACCGGCTGCAACACTGCCCAGGCCGCACGTGAGCTGCACTTAGAGCGGCAGTCCTTGCATCACCGGCTCCAGCGGATTTTTGAGTTGTGTGGCGGTGATCCACGGGGAACGGGACGGTTGGCTGCACTGCACCTGGCAACCCGGCTGGCTCGTTTGTAG
- a CDS encoding cytosine permease — translation MQDNLSPSPSSPALSKPATEPAHDSEAWLQPIPEAERTRKVSGQFWIWAGANLAPINWVLGALGIHLGLGFADTVIVLVLGNLIGMLLFGCFVLLGQKTGATGMVLARAAFGRRGNYLPAAIQALLVIGWCAVNTWIILDLVMALFGTLGWVDPDAKNYAWKIGVATAIMAAQVAIAWFGYKAIAAFEKWTVPPTIIILAVMSCVAWFGMKIDWGYAGPAGNILEGSERIAAMSAVMTAIGIGWGITWFTYAADYSRFVSTSVPKRKVYLASVLGQFIPVVWLGVLGASLATNSGEIDPGKLIVQNFGVMALPVLLMVLHGPIATNILNIYTFSVATQALDIKISRRKLNLFVGAFSLIAVVFFIFQEDFAAVLDAWLIGLVAWVAAWGGVMLVHYFWLEKRWPAKVDRLFDPVGTRRLPVINWAGIVSLLVGIFSTWLFMYGLVPAMQGPIAVALGGWDLSWLAGGLTSAAAYAILGPRAHKKYLLAESNHVSATAPAATDAATMPVVTDPVATDPAAPAPAVPERTTA, via the coding sequence ATGCAAGACAACCTCTCCCCTTCGCCTTCCAGTCCAGCGCTGTCAAAACCGGCAACGGAGCCGGCCCATGACAGCGAAGCCTGGCTTCAACCAATTCCCGAAGCAGAACGTACGCGCAAAGTATCCGGACAGTTCTGGATCTGGGCGGGCGCCAACCTTGCCCCCATCAACTGGGTGCTCGGCGCCCTTGGCATCCATCTGGGCCTCGGCTTCGCTGACACAGTGATTGTGCTGGTCCTGGGAAACCTGATCGGCATGCTGCTGTTCGGCTGCTTCGTCCTCCTTGGCCAAAAGACCGGCGCCACCGGAATGGTATTGGCCCGCGCCGCCTTTGGCCGCCGCGGCAACTACCTGCCGGCCGCCATCCAGGCCCTCCTGGTGATCGGCTGGTGCGCAGTGAACACCTGGATCATCCTGGATCTGGTCATGGCCCTCTTTGGCACCCTTGGCTGGGTGGATCCCGACGCCAAGAATTACGCTTGGAAGATCGGCGTGGCCACGGCCATCATGGCAGCACAGGTTGCCATCGCCTGGTTCGGCTACAAAGCCATAGCGGCCTTTGAAAAATGGACCGTCCCGCCCACCATCATCATCCTGGCGGTCATGTCCTGCGTGGCCTGGTTCGGCATGAAGATCGACTGGGGCTACGCAGGACCGGCCGGCAACATCCTGGAAGGCTCCGAGCGCATTGCCGCCATGAGCGCTGTGATGACGGCCATCGGAATCGGCTGGGGAATCACCTGGTTCACCTACGCCGCCGACTACTCCCGCTTCGTCAGCACCTCCGTTCCCAAGCGCAAGGTCTACCTTGCCTCGGTCCTGGGCCAGTTCATCCCGGTGGTGTGGCTCGGTGTCCTCGGTGCCAGCCTTGCCACCAACAGCGGCGAAATCGACCCCGGAAAACTGATCGTCCAGAACTTCGGCGTCATGGCCCTGCCTGTCCTGCTCATGGTGCTGCACGGCCCCATCGCCACCAACATCCTGAACATCTACACCTTTTCCGTGGCGACACAGGCCCTGGACATCAAGATCAGCCGCCGAAAGCTGAACCTGTTCGTGGGCGCCTTCTCGCTCATCGCCGTCGTGTTCTTCATCTTCCAAGAGGACTTCGCTGCCGTACTCGATGCCTGGCTGATCGGTCTGGTTGCCTGGGTTGCGGCGTGGGGCGGGGTCATGCTGGTCCACTACTTCTGGCTGGAAAAGCGTTGGCCCGCCAAGGTTGACCGCCTCTTTGATCCAGTAGGAACACGCCGCTTGCCCGTCATCAACTGGGCCGGAATCGTCTCGCTGCTGGTAGGCATCTTCTCCACCTGGTTGTTCATGTACGGCCTTGTTCCCGCCATGCAGGGACCCATCGCCGTGGCCCTGGGCGGCTGGGACCTCTCCTGGCTGGCCGGCGGACTCACCAGCGCGGCCGCCTACGCAATCCTCGGCCCACGGGCCCACAAGAAATACCTCCTGGCCGAGTCCAACCACGTCTCCGCCACGGCGCCCGCCGCCACGGACGCCGCCACGATGCCCGTCGTCACAGACCCCGTCGCCACCGATCCGGCGGCACCCGCACCCGCAGTTCCCGAAAGGACCACAGCATGA